A DNA window from Pseudodesulfovibrio thermohalotolerans contains the following coding sequences:
- the nadC gene encoding carboxylating nicotinate-nucleotide diphosphorylase codes for MPSNLFDDFFQAEARMFLLATIRIALAEDGSDLTSQGLFTDSDMAQAMIVAKQKTVVAGLPIIPMILEFGGEGCQAHLNVDDGETVSEGTMVAALQGPAIHLLKAERIILNFLCHMSGVANLTAQYVEALKGTGTTLLDTRKTLPCLRFPEKYAVLAGGGKNHRLTLSEMLMLKDNHIDRAGSITEAVHQLQTVHSPCPPIEVECRTIEEVQEACKCDIKRIMLDNMGTEATKAALSMIPENIETEISGNVSLDNIRSIAELGPDFISVGKLTHSAPSSDFSMQFVPLR; via the coding sequence ATGCCTAGCAATCTTTTCGACGATTTTTTCCAGGCCGAAGCCAGGATGTTCCTGCTGGCCACCATCCGCATCGCCCTGGCAGAGGACGGCTCAGACCTGACCAGCCAGGGCCTTTTTACCGATTCCGACATGGCCCAGGCCATGATCGTGGCGAAACAGAAAACCGTTGTCGCCGGTCTGCCGATCATCCCGATGATCCTTGAATTCGGCGGCGAGGGCTGTCAGGCTCACCTCAACGTGGACGACGGCGAAACCGTATCCGAAGGAACCATGGTCGCCGCGCTGCAAGGCCCGGCCATCCACCTTCTCAAGGCTGAACGGATCATCCTCAATTTCCTGTGCCACATGTCCGGCGTAGCCAACCTGACCGCGCAGTACGTGGAAGCCCTCAAAGGTACGGGAACTACCCTGCTCGACACGCGCAAGACTCTTCCCTGCCTGCGCTTCCCCGAGAAATACGCGGTTCTGGCCGGCGGCGGAAAAAACCATCGCCTGACCCTGTCCGAGATGCTCATGCTCAAGGACAACCACATCGACCGGGCCGGCTCCATCACCGAGGCCGTGCATCAACTTCAGACGGTCCATTCCCCCTGTCCGCCCATCGAGGTGGAATGCCGGACCATCGAAGAGGTACAGGAAGCCTGCAAGTGCGACATCAAGCGCATCATGCTGGACAACATGGGCACCGAGGCCACCAAGGCCGCACTGTCCATGATCCCCGAAAACATCGAGACGGAAATCAGCGGCAACGTCTCCTTGGATAACATCCGCAGCATCGCTGAACTCGGACCGGACTTCATTTCGGTGGGTAAACTGACCCACTCCGCGCCCAGTTCCGATTTCAGTATGCAATTCGTGCCGTTGCGATAA
- the mgtE gene encoding magnesium transporter yields the protein MSVEEKEEKITHPVDGADGLSGVDFDQHPADAAETIEGLDIADQVKFIKQLPIKDAAESIAEMDDLDQKALISNLNRGLAARIVEEMAPDDATDLLDGLGEDLQKALLSRVAAEDRAELKTLLTFDPDTAGGVMNTEVVILDQDLNADEAVAKIREEVEDKEIPYYAYLVDKKDRLVGVVSLRDLMLAKRGAILKELVKTQNLITVGYNEDKEEVAHLIARYNFLALPVVDFGNRLLGVVTVDDVIDIIHEEASEDMQAMVGAGADETTDSPWSYSVRMRLPWLILNMIFSAISAWVVHLFEGNIAQMAVLAVLMPVVANQAGNTGQQALAVMIRQLAMERFDRKRAWIAVLRELRIGFMNGMIISMLVFCVVLLVTHKPLLALVMGVALCVDMLLGALAGASIPLLLKELGRDPAQASSIFLTTITDSMGFLVLLGLAGMVLLR from the coding sequence ATGAGCGTAGAAGAAAAAGAGGAAAAAATCACTCATCCGGTCGACGGGGCGGACGGCCTGTCCGGTGTGGACTTCGATCAGCATCCCGCTGACGCAGCCGAGACTATTGAAGGTCTCGACATCGCCGATCAGGTCAAGTTCATTAAGCAGTTGCCCATCAAGGACGCGGCCGAGTCCATCGCGGAGATGGACGACCTCGACCAGAAAGCGCTCATCAGCAACCTTAACCGGGGGCTGGCTGCCCGCATCGTCGAGGAGATGGCTCCGGATGACGCCACCGACCTTCTGGACGGATTGGGCGAAGATCTGCAAAAGGCCCTGCTCAGCCGAGTGGCCGCCGAGGATCGGGCGGAGCTCAAGACGCTCCTGACCTTCGATCCCGATACTGCGGGCGGCGTCATGAACACCGAGGTGGTCATCCTCGACCAGGACCTGAACGCGGACGAAGCCGTGGCCAAGATTCGCGAGGAGGTCGAGGACAAGGAAATTCCGTACTACGCCTACCTCGTGGACAAGAAGGACCGGCTGGTGGGCGTCGTCTCCCTGCGCGACCTGATGCTCGCCAAGCGCGGAGCGATTCTCAAGGAGCTGGTCAAAACCCAGAATCTCATCACTGTGGGCTACAACGAAGACAAGGAAGAGGTGGCCCACCTTATCGCCCGCTATAATTTCCTGGCCCTGCCCGTTGTGGATTTCGGCAATCGCCTTCTCGGCGTCGTCACCGTCGACGACGTCATCGACATCATTCATGAAGAGGCTTCCGAGGACATGCAGGCCATGGTTGGCGCGGGCGCGGACGAAACCACGGATTCCCCGTGGTCTTATTCTGTCCGTATGCGTCTGCCCTGGCTCATCCTCAACATGATTTTTTCCGCCATTTCGGCCTGGGTGGTCCATCTTTTTGAAGGCAACATCGCCCAGATGGCGGTGCTTGCCGTGCTTATGCCCGTTGTCGCCAACCAGGCGGGCAACACCGGGCAGCAGGCCCTGGCCGTCATGATCCGCCAGTTGGCCATGGAGCGTTTTGACCGCAAGCGGGCGTGGATAGCCGTGCTTCGCGAGTTGCGCATCGGATTCATGAACGGCATGATTATTTCGATGCTGGTTTTCTGCGTGGTCCTTCTGGTTACCCACAAACCGTTGCTGGCCCTGGTCATGGGGGTGGCTCTCTGCGTGGACATGCTTCTCGGCGCGCTCGCCGGGGCGTCCATCCCGCTCCTGCTCAAGGAGTTGGGCCGTGATCCGGCCCAGGCGTCGAGTATCTTCCTGACCACCATCACCGACTCCATGGGCTTTCTGGTTTTGCTCGGCCTGGCCGGGATGGTCCTGCTGAGATGA